The following are encoded in a window of Mycobacterium vicinigordonae genomic DNA:
- a CDS encoding MCE family protein — MAKSKRREAGLHPGLWTLILVVLIIGGGVLTLLAFNRDLQTYTRVTLISDRAGLVMDPGAKVKLRGVEVGRVASIQPNEHVKLQLELFPDQLKYIPANVEAQITAPTAFGAKYVELITPEHPSSKTLTAGAVLRSRNVSVEVNTTFQNLVGVLNQIDPAKLNAILSALGEGFRGKGEALGRATTDLNQVLLQLNPRNETVRADWRAFAGFNETYSAAAHDILNVLDGASTTSATITKNEQELNSLLVSVVGLSDSGINLLGPAKGNLIHAINVLEPTTRLLMKYNPELTCLLVGGKLGLDDLMQAVAGHNGKSLIGDAGILLGDDMYRYPDNLPINGAKGGPGGAPGCGSLPDVGKNFPVRYVVTNTGWGTGMDVRPNPGIGFPGFANYGAATRGTPKPPSIYTLNGGPAPGPIPYPGAPPFGAPWYLPDGTPLYPGLPPAPPPGRPREIGPPPPGSEPFTIAHPAEMQPTPVPTMPPPPPPLPPLYAPEP; from the coding sequence ATGGCGAAATCCAAACGACGCGAGGCCGGATTGCATCCCGGCTTATGGACATTGATCCTCGTCGTCTTGATCATCGGGGGCGGTGTACTGACGCTCCTCGCCTTCAACCGCGACCTGCAGACATACACCCGGGTCACCCTGATCTCCGACCGGGCGGGACTGGTCATGGACCCCGGGGCCAAGGTCAAGCTGCGCGGCGTCGAGGTCGGTCGGGTTGCCTCCATCCAACCGAACGAGCACGTGAAATTGCAGCTTGAGCTCTTCCCCGACCAGCTGAAGTACATCCCGGCCAATGTCGAGGCTCAAATCACCGCGCCGACGGCGTTCGGCGCGAAATACGTCGAACTGATCACGCCTGAGCACCCCAGTTCCAAGACTCTGACAGCCGGGGCGGTACTCAGGTCGCGCAACGTCAGCGTCGAGGTGAACACCACCTTCCAGAACCTAGTCGGAGTGCTCAACCAGATCGATCCGGCGAAACTGAACGCGATCCTGTCGGCGCTTGGTGAAGGTTTCCGCGGCAAAGGGGAGGCTCTGGGACGGGCCACCACCGACCTGAATCAGGTGTTGCTGCAACTGAACCCGCGTAACGAGACGGTTCGCGCCGATTGGCGTGCATTCGCGGGTTTCAATGAGACCTACAGTGCCGCAGCGCATGACATCCTCAATGTGCTCGACGGTGCCAGCACGACGAGCGCCACGATCACCAAGAACGAGCAGGAACTCAATTCGCTGCTGGTGAGTGTGGTCGGGCTCTCCGACAGCGGTATCAACCTGCTGGGCCCAGCCAAAGGCAACCTGATCCACGCCATCAACGTGCTCGAGCCGACGACGCGCCTACTGATGAAGTACAACCCGGAACTCACCTGTCTCTTGGTCGGCGGAAAGCTCGGTCTGGATGATCTGATGCAGGCTGTCGCGGGCCACAACGGAAAGTCGTTGATCGGCGATGCCGGCATCTTGCTCGGTGACGACATGTACCGGTATCCGGACAATCTGCCCATCAACGGGGCTAAAGGCGGACCGGGCGGTGCACCAGGCTGCGGCTCGCTGCCTGATGTCGGAAAGAACTTCCCGGTGCGCTATGTGGTGACAAACACCGGATGGGGCACCGGGATGGACGTCCGGCCAAATCCCGGTATCGGTTTCCCCGGATTTGCCAACTACGGCGCGGCGACCCGCGGGACACCCAAGCCGCCAAGCATTTACACACTTAACGGGGGACCGGCTCCCGGCCCGATTCCATACCCGGGTGCCCCGCCGTTCGGTGCGCCGTGGTACTTGCCGGACGGAACACCTTTATACCCGGGCCTGCCGCCGGCGCCGCCACCGGGTCGACCGCGCGAAATCGGCCCGCCGCCACCGGGTTCCGAGCCGTTCACGATCGCGCACCCCGCCGAGATGCAGCCGACACCGGTGCCGACGATGCCGCCACCGCCCCCGCCACTCCCGCCGCTGTATGCGCCCGAGCCATGA
- a CDS encoding ABC transporter permease, whose translation MSAPSAPHTSWLTRQVNAGVGGWIRIGEQTAFYLRGMGAVKDAVLHYPKEIVRVIAQMSMGVGALALIGGTVAIVGFLLLNVGFLIAIVGYSQTANLGVEALVGFFSAYVNPRLAAPLITAIGLAATVGAGATAQLGAMRISEEIDALEVIGVRTMAYLVATRLVGSVVLSIPLCCISLLVGFLSTQFLVQFTYGQSSGIYDHYFNTFLRPTDVLWAMVQVVLQGIVVMLIHTYYGFNASGGPAGVGEAVGRAVRASLVVLTIVTAAVGLALYGRTGNFHLSG comes from the coding sequence ATGAGCGCTCCGAGCGCGCCGCACACGTCATGGCTTACCCGCCAGGTGAATGCGGGAGTCGGCGGCTGGATCCGCATCGGCGAACAAACCGCGTTTTACCTACGTGGCATGGGTGCCGTGAAAGATGCAGTCCTGCACTACCCGAAAGAAATAGTCCGTGTTATAGCCCAGATGAGTATGGGCGTCGGAGCCCTCGCCTTGATCGGTGGCACCGTCGCGATCGTGGGCTTCCTCTTGCTGAACGTGGGCTTCCTGATCGCCATCGTGGGTTACAGCCAAACGGCCAACCTGGGCGTAGAGGCACTGGTCGGTTTCTTCTCCGCCTATGTCAACCCGCGTCTGGCCGCGCCGTTGATCACCGCCATCGGACTGGCCGCGACGGTAGGGGCAGGGGCCACGGCCCAACTCGGTGCGATGCGGATCAGTGAGGAGATCGACGCCCTCGAGGTAATTGGTGTTCGCACCATGGCATATCTGGTGGCCACCCGCCTGGTAGGCAGCGTCGTACTTTCGATTCCGTTGTGTTGCATTTCGTTACTTGTCGGATTCTTGTCGACCCAGTTCCTCGTCCAATTCACCTACGGCCAGTCCAGCGGCATCTACGACCATTACTTCAACACCTTTCTCCGACCGACCGACGTGTTATGGGCCATGGTCCAAGTCGTCCTGCAGGGGATCGTCGTCATGCTGATCCACACCTATTACGGGTTCAACGCCTCCGGCGGTCCGGCGGGTGTGGGGGAGGCCGTCGGGCGTGCGGTACGGGCCTCGCTGGTTGTGTTGACGATCGTGACAGCCGCGGTGGGTCTCGCGCTCTACGGGCGCACCGGCAACTTCCATCTCTCGGGATAG
- a CDS encoding MlaE family ABC transporter permease, which translates to MVSSHSALKPLREIGGFTAMSLDTLVQFARPPFAWREFVYQSWFAARVSLVPAILLAIVFNAFVIFLLDVLIFEIGAADNSGTGAALAVVAQIGPAITVLVIGGAAATAMCADLGARTIREEIDAMKVMGINPIQRLVVPRVAALTLNSFLLSGLGTAVGLAADYMFAVYVTNVNPGAYAASLTLLIGLPDVVIAVIKATLFGLAAGLIACYKGLTVGGGPQGVGNAVNETVVYTFMALYVINTLLSAVLAQVQTK; encoded by the coding sequence GTGGTCTCATCGCACTCAGCGCTCAAGCCCCTTCGGGAGATCGGCGGATTCACCGCCATGTCGCTGGACACCCTCGTCCAGTTCGCGCGACCGCCGTTCGCGTGGCGCGAGTTCGTTTACCAAAGTTGGTTCGCCGCCCGAGTCTCGCTGGTTCCGGCCATCCTGCTGGCGATCGTGTTCAACGCGTTTGTCATATTTTTGCTGGACGTCCTCATCTTCGAGATCGGTGCCGCTGACAACTCGGGAACTGGGGCGGCCCTTGCGGTGGTCGCTCAGATCGGACCGGCGATCACCGTGTTGGTAATCGGGGGTGCGGCGGCCACCGCCATGTGCGCCGATCTCGGCGCGCGCACGATCCGCGAAGAGATCGACGCCATGAAAGTGATGGGTATCAACCCAATTCAGCGACTGGTAGTACCTCGGGTCGCGGCACTGACCCTGAACAGTTTCTTGCTCAGCGGACTCGGGACAGCTGTCGGGTTGGCTGCCGACTACATGTTCGCGGTCTACGTCACCAACGTGAACCCCGGTGCCTACGCGGCCAGTTTGACCTTGCTCATCGGACTTCCGGATGTGGTCATAGCGGTCATCAAGGCGACCCTGTTCGGGCTCGCGGCCGGATTGATTGCTTGTTACAAGGGACTCACCGTGGGCGGCGGACCGCAAGGCGTCGGTAACGCTGTAAACGAGACGGTCGTGTACACATTCATGGCCCTGTACGTGATCAATACTCTGCTCAGCGCGGTACTCGCGCAGGTCCAAACCAAATGA
- a CDS encoding lipoprotein LpqH: MQRHNLAAVSVLLMSVAGCSSEPIAAKPPTGTLLAGTAQVTMNGTTTIPIHEVECQSVANGFTVIEIGTGPGITVLLGSDTQTPKSLTFNDFDGFSGGYWQNLEGSAQFGMVAQTYTFTGSAVGFGTKEPHTRTTNDFTVKVAC, from the coding sequence ATGCAGCGTCACAACCTAGCCGCAGTTTCGGTGTTGCTCATGAGCGTGGCGGGGTGTTCATCCGAACCGATCGCCGCCAAACCGCCGACTGGCACCTTGCTGGCCGGCACGGCTCAGGTCACCATGAACGGCACCACAACCATTCCCATCCATGAGGTTGAATGCCAGAGCGTCGCTAATGGCTTCACAGTAATAGAGATCGGCACTGGCCCCGGGATCACGGTGCTGTTGGGGTCCGATACGCAAACGCCAAAATCATTGACCTTCAATGATTTCGATGGATTCTCCGGCGGCTACTGGCAGAATCTGGAGGGTAGCGCGCAGTTTGGCATGGTCGCACAGACGTACACGTTCACCGGTTCCGCGGTCGGCTTCGGCACCAAGGAACCGCACACCCGAACCACGAACGACTTCACCGTCAAAGTGGCATGCTAA